The Thalassotalea sp. HSM 43 genome window below encodes:
- a CDS encoding SDR family NAD(P)-dependent oxidoreductase, with protein MNLRFENKTVLITGGGSGIGQTTAIRFASEGAHVLIFDLDIDGANTTKAEIEAAGGSASVYQCNVAEQQQVNEIITSILEKQAIDILVNNAGIAHIGNLENTSEEDLDRIYNVNVKGCYNLMKAIVPSMKARQSGVILNLASIASTVGIQDRFAYSMSKGAVLTMTYSVARDYIDHGIRCNCIAPGRVHTPFVDNFLEKNYPDNRDEMFDKLSKSQPIGRMGKVEEIAGLICYLCSDEAAFITGTNVPIDGGFVTLNN; from the coding sequence ATGAATTTACGTTTTGAAAATAAGACTGTTTTAATTACCGGTGGCGGTAGTGGTATAGGTCAAACTACTGCGATTAGATTTGCCAGCGAAGGTGCTCATGTCCTTATTTTCGATCTTGATATAGACGGTGCGAATACTACGAAAGCAGAAATTGAAGCAGCAGGTGGTAGTGCATCGGTGTATCAATGTAATGTTGCTGAACAACAGCAAGTGAACGAAATCATAACTTCTATCCTTGAGAAGCAAGCGATTGATATCCTAGTCAATAATGCAGGTATTGCGCACATTGGTAATTTAGAAAATACCAGTGAAGAAGATTTAGATCGCATTTATAACGTGAATGTTAAAGGTTGCTACAACCTAATGAAAGCAATTGTACCGAGTATGAAAGCGCGTCAGTCAGGTGTGATTTTAAATCTCGCTTCTATTGCTTCAACGGTGGGTATTCAAGACAGATTTGCTTACTCAATGAGTAAAGGTGCGGTATTAACCATGACTTACTCTGTTGCCCGCGATTACATCGACCATGGTATTCGTTGTAATTGTATTGCACCTGGTCGAGTGCACACACCGTTTGTCGATAATTTTTTAGAAAAAAATTACCCGGATAATCGTGATGAAATGTTTGATAAGTTATCAAAAAGTCAACCTATTGGACGTATGGGTAAAGTGGAAGAAATAGCAGGCTTAATTTGTTATTTATGCTCCGATGAAGCTGCCTTCATTACGGGAACAAATGTTCCTATAGATGGCGGTTTTGTTACCTTAAATAATTAA
- a CDS encoding amidohydrolase family protein — protein sequence MKRIDSHQHFWQVDRGDYSWLTPDLTVLYKDHLPADIQSHLSQANISQTILVQAADTLAETEFLLQLAEQHEFIAGVVGWVDMESDDCIEVLKQLKQNPYFKGIRPMIQDIADDAWMLNPELTPVFEALVELDLTFDALVLPKQLANLKVLLNRHPNLSVVIDHGAKPKIVEAIGKPIESSINKQWAIDMKELSGFANVYCKLSGLLTEAGEQPTYDSIKPYMSHLLHCFGAHRLMWGSDWPVVNLAGDYQAWTDHVTTFVEQLSEQEQALIFSGVAEQFYRI from the coding sequence ATGAAACGTATTGATAGTCATCAACATTTTTGGCAAGTAGATCGCGGTGATTACTCTTGGTTAACACCAGATCTAACGGTGCTTTATAAAGACCATTTACCAGCCGATATTCAATCGCATTTATCCCAAGCCAATATTAGCCAGACGATATTGGTACAAGCTGCAGATACTTTAGCTGAAACTGAATTTTTATTACAACTTGCCGAGCAGCATGAATTTATTGCAGGTGTTGTTGGCTGGGTTGATATGGAAAGTGATGATTGCATTGAGGTGCTTAAGCAGTTAAAGCAAAACCCGTATTTCAAAGGCATTCGCCCGATGATTCAAGATATCGCTGATGATGCTTGGATGCTAAACCCTGAGTTGACACCAGTTTTTGAAGCGTTAGTTGAACTTGATTTAACCTTTGATGCGCTGGTGCTGCCAAAGCAGTTAGCTAACTTAAAAGTGTTATTGAATAGGCACCCCAATTTATCTGTAGTTATCGATCATGGCGCTAAACCTAAAATAGTCGAAGCGATAGGCAAACCGATTGAATCATCAATCAATAAACAATGGGCAATTGACATGAAAGAGCTGTCAGGGTTTGCCAATGTGTATTGTAAGTTATCAGGCTTACTCACTGAAGCTGGTGAACAGCCAACATATGACAGTATTAAGCCTTATATGAGCCATTTACTACATTGTTTTGGTGCTCATCGCTTAATGTGGGGTAGTGATTGGCCTGTCGTTAATTTAGCTGGTGATTATCAAGCATGGACAGATCATGTGACCACGTTCGTTGAGCAATTATCTGAGCAAGAACAAGCATTAATATTTTCGGGTGTAGCAGAGCAGTTTTACCGCATTTAA
- a CDS encoding aldo/keto reductase — translation MFPKREIGNTGLQVSILGFGAASLGNLYKAVSDEDAEKTLAAAISSGIDLYDTAPRYGLGLSERRLGDALRKLPKSDYVISTKVGRVLTPDHKANVNQLRYGFDTPMPFDAHYDYTYDGIMRSFEDSLQRMGLAQVDILLVHDIGVDTHGDKDSYYYQQLVDSGYKALDELRTQGVIKAVGLGVNETEICERVMTLGQFDCFLLAGRYSLLEQGALDTFLPKCEQHGASIILGGPYNSGILATGVKGKAIPHYNYEPAPAHIIEKVVKIEDICQQFKVPLAAAALQFPLGHSAVSTVIPGLGSERRVNKTVELFHHDIPSDFWSSLKDAGLLKADAPIPTQVKLKR, via the coding sequence ATGTTTCCAAAAAGAGAAATAGGAAATACAGGATTGCAAGTGTCAATCCTAGGCTTTGGCGCTGCGTCTTTAGGGAATTTATATAAAGCGGTCTCTGATGAGGACGCTGAGAAAACTTTAGCTGCGGCGATTTCTTCAGGTATTGATCTTTATGATACCGCGCCAAGATATGGCCTTGGTTTGAGTGAAAGAAGGTTAGGTGATGCGTTAAGAAAACTGCCTAAATCTGACTATGTCATTTCTACTAAGGTAGGTCGTGTATTAACGCCCGACCATAAAGCAAATGTTAATCAGTTAAGATATGGCTTTGATACGCCAATGCCGTTTGATGCCCATTATGATTATACCTACGATGGTATCATGCGTTCATTTGAAGATAGCCTACAACGTATGGGGTTAGCGCAAGTTGATATTTTATTAGTGCATGATATTGGTGTAGATACTCATGGCGATAAAGACTCATATTACTATCAACAGCTGGTTGATAGCGGCTATAAAGCCTTGGATGAACTTAGAACTCAAGGGGTTATTAAGGCCGTTGGTCTTGGCGTAAATGAAACGGAAATTTGTGAACGTGTGATGACACTTGGACAGTTTGATTGCTTCTTATTAGCAGGTCGTTATTCACTATTAGAACAAGGTGCACTAGACACTTTTCTTCCTAAATGTGAACAACATGGCGCCTCTATTATTCTTGGAGGGCCTTATAACTCAGGTATCTTAGCAACAGGCGTTAAAGGCAAAGCAATACCGCACTATAACTATGAACCCGCTCCAGCGCACATTATTGAAAAGGTCGTTAAAATTGAAGATATATGTCAGCAATTTAAAGTGCCATTAGCTGCAGCTGCTTTACAATTTCCATTAGGTCATAGCGCAGTATCAACTGTTATCCCTGGTTTAGGCAGTGAACGACGAGTTAATAAAACAGTCGAGCTATTTCATCATGATATTCCTAGTGATTTTTGGTCGAGTCTAAAAGACGCTGGTCTGTTAAAAGCAGATGCGCCTATTCCAACTCAAGTAAAGCTTAAAAGGTGA
- a CDS encoding UxaA family hydrolase produces the protein MQGYLRADGRKGIRNVVLVTYLVECAHHVARSIVSQTASDDVQLIGFPGCYPNEYSLNIMEKLCTHPNVAAVLIVSLGCEGFNREQLKNTIEASGRQVETLVIQQAGGTKRTIDAGLQNIKQLQKSAALFEQVSMDVSELVVGTICGGSDGTSGISANPAVGYCFDQLIEQQATCIFEETGELIGCEQIMADRAITPELGIEIMKSVEKAEQYYTVMGYGSFAPGNAEGGLTTQEEKSMGAYAKSGSSKIHGLIKPGDIPTQGGLYLMDVVPDGDPLFGFPNIVDSAEIVEMIASGSHLILFTTGRGSVVGSAISPVIKVCANPETYQMLANDMDVNAGKVIKGQATVQEVGKEIYDNVIQVANGEPSKSEALGHQEFVLTYKQFEAIGPSCLPTVR, from the coding sequence ATGCAAGGTTATTTAAGAGCAGATGGTCGTAAAGGGATCCGTAACGTTGTTCTAGTGACGTACTTAGTTGAGTGTGCTCACCATGTCGCTCGTTCTATTGTTAGCCAAACAGCAAGTGATGATGTGCAATTAATTGGTTTTCCGGGCTGTTACCCTAATGAATATTCACTGAATATTATGGAAAAGCTCTGTACTCACCCAAATGTCGCAGCTGTTTTAATCGTATCGCTTGGTTGTGAAGGTTTTAATCGTGAACAGCTTAAAAACACGATTGAAGCCAGTGGCAGACAGGTTGAAACCTTAGTGATTCAGCAAGCTGGTGGTACGAAAAGAACCATTGATGCGGGTCTACAGAATATTAAGCAATTACAAAAATCCGCAGCACTTTTTGAACAAGTGTCTATGGACGTCAGTGAGCTGGTAGTTGGCACGATTTGCGGTGGCTCTGACGGTACTAGCGGTATCAGCGCAAACCCTGCTGTGGGTTATTGTTTCGATCAACTTATTGAACAACAAGCGACGTGTATATTTGAAGAGACGGGCGAGCTGATTGGTTGTGAGCAAATTATGGCAGACCGTGCTATCACGCCTGAACTTGGTATTGAGATTATGAAGTCGGTTGAAAAAGCCGAGCAATATTATACGGTGATGGGGTATGGTAGTTTTGCGCCAGGTAATGCAGAAGGCGGCTTAACCACTCAAGAAGAGAAATCCATGGGAGCTTATGCTAAATCGGGCAGTTCTAAAATCCACGGTTTAATTAAGCCTGGTGATATTCCCACTCAGGGCGGTTTGTATTTAATGGATGTTGTCCCTGATGGTGATCCGCTTTTCGGTTTCCCTAACATTGTTGATAGTGCTGAAATCGTTGAAATGATTGCATCAGGCTCTCATTTGATTCTATTTACTACTGGTCGTGGTTCGGTAGTGGGCTCTGCCATATCACCAGTGATCAAAGTATGTGCAAACCCAGAAACTTATCAGATGTTAGCGAATGATATGGATGTTAATGCCGGTAAAGTCATTAAAGGTCAAGCGACGGTGCAAGAAGTTGGCAAAGAAATTTATGACAATGTCATACAAGTGGCAAATGGCGAGCCTTCAAAATCAGAAGCATTAGGTCATCAAGAGTTTGTGTTAACGTATAAGCAATTTGAGGCGATTGGCCCAAGTTGTTTGCCAACCGTTAGATAA
- a CDS encoding UxaA family hydrolase: MLDKRFALLHQDDNVFVCCEKVESGSKVTLENSVIKMIVDIHVGHKIARIDILQGDKIVKYGASIGSAKEAIQSGHHVHMHNMKSDYIPSHTRQNKSEDN; this comes from the coding sequence ATGTTAGATAAACGATTTGCTCTTTTGCATCAAGATGACAATGTATTCGTATGTTGTGAGAAAGTTGAGTCAGGCTCGAAAGTTACACTAGAAAATAGTGTCATCAAGATGATTGTTGATATTCATGTCGGACATAAAATAGCTCGTATTGATATTTTGCAAGGTGACAAAATTGTTAAATATGGTGCAAGTATAGGTTCAGCCAAAGAAGCTATTCAGTCTGGTCATCATGTTCATATGCATAATATGAAAAGCGATTATATTCCAAGCCATACCCGTCAAAATAAATCAGAGGACAACTAA
- a CDS encoding right-handed parallel beta-helix repeat-containing protein → MTQNKNTKWLLVPVMLLNVVIANAADYYVSANGSDAASGTLTEPFATIQHAKSVISAGDTLYIRGGTYREVIDITGLIGTSANPITISAYQDEVVRIDGTKSIDDISTGNWSLATTEFPGTSNIYKITLTEDVWQLFVDDKYQVPARWPNANTTPDDPIQLKNNGYEAVNNTWWSKTTWANADMPGTTQYTQIENDPSQHDLASTGISFAGGTVIYSFLSQGGDGNQERNISTHTAGSNLLTHPTYTGPGTKKGYTSTGKYFVIEHLDALDQAKEWYYLPASNTLFLWAENGVNPSTLDVHGRVVSRSLVGTAEHVTIKRLNFFSGTFDITGPNLTIEDSRFTFPDASKRMLGEYAADSNAAMQDYGSLVNGANFTMRNTIYEYAEMGIVLEKPDSLNGTFENNLFQYVSIYGMGKNSLVQFAPTFVRNTVRHSSPRGLFKSTIDGDSSVRDQSFNRLQNWGYLQVHDGSGLQVATDYTQQTQRTHNWFLYAAKYGSRWDGKPANFYGTNHHSVGMKVRGAFQVKGDSHETYNNTAFNGFDDKNDIIVVSDMTYGGNNNSITKNNVADTMAGERTGDTTQYPMPGIHSHNWNGYEETGSVEDLLVDPTNLDFRPKAGSALVDAGTVISGITDGYVGSAPDIGAYEYGDDEYWIPGYQSAQASTPIPADGATKQSTDRDLIFLPGYKADQTKVYLGTDANNLNLITTRTNPDKNIVVAGQDFTLTADQIYYWRVDTILADSSVVTGDVWSFTVDPSINETELATADTFVNAAQSTTVYGANNTLRLSGTNFLGYVKFDVAAPAGYEVASATLRLKADVTDIPDTSVYVVTGSWDEATLTWATDTLTWGQLLDSTAPITANSTVDFDVSAAVSGDGTYTFGLQTTSTLAALKYVTKEGGNSPELILTYQPISTAPVTLLSEDFEDQDLSDWSTTGTVTVIAAAASNSSWGTRVKQTATLRKAISTVGYREITISYDRKSKNMDAGEDFSIQWTTNAGAGNWIDIEVVTDETLTSQTFVLPVNAEDNADFEIRFRTNADLTDERGDIDNIVITGVAM, encoded by the coding sequence ATGACACAGAATAAAAATACTAAATGGCTACTTGTACCTGTAATGTTATTGAATGTTGTAATAGCAAATGCTGCGGACTACTACGTTAGTGCAAACGGGAGTGATGCCGCATCAGGTACATTAACTGAACCGTTCGCAACAATACAACATGCCAAAAGCGTTATTAGCGCAGGTGATACTCTGTACATCCGTGGTGGCACTTATCGTGAAGTGATTGATATTACTGGCTTGATTGGTACGAGTGCTAATCCTATTACCATCAGCGCCTATCAAGATGAAGTGGTCAGAATTGATGGCACCAAGAGTATAGATGATATATCTACAGGCAACTGGTCTCTGGCAACTACAGAATTTCCGGGCACCAGCAATATTTACAAAATCACTTTAACTGAAGATGTGTGGCAGTTATTTGTTGACGACAAATACCAAGTGCCTGCGCGCTGGCCAAATGCTAATACCACTCCAGATGATCCCATTCAGCTAAAAAATAATGGCTATGAAGCAGTGAATAACACCTGGTGGAGTAAAACCACCTGGGCTAATGCGGATATGCCAGGGACTACTCAGTATACTCAAATTGAAAATGACCCAAGTCAGCATGATCTGGCAAGCACTGGTATCAGTTTTGCTGGTGGTACGGTTATTTATTCCTTTTTAAGTCAGGGGGGGGATGGTAACCAGGAAAGAAATATTTCAACCCATACTGCTGGCAGTAACTTGTTAACTCACCCAACCTATACAGGACCAGGAACAAAAAAAGGTTACACCAGTACAGGTAAGTATTTCGTCATTGAACACTTAGATGCGCTAGACCAAGCTAAAGAATGGTATTACTTGCCAGCTAGTAATACGTTGTTTTTATGGGCGGAAAACGGTGTTAATCCCAGTACTTTAGATGTACATGGTCGTGTGGTTAGTCGTTCTCTTGTAGGCACCGCTGAACATGTAACCATTAAAAGGCTTAACTTTTTCTCTGGCACCTTTGATATTACCGGGCCTAACCTGACCATTGAAGACAGTCGTTTCACTTTCCCTGATGCATCAAAACGTATGTTGGGTGAATATGCTGCTGATAGCAATGCCGCGATGCAAGACTACGGTAGTTTAGTTAATGGCGCTAATTTCACCATGCGAAATACCATATATGAGTATGCTGAAATGGGCATAGTTCTGGAAAAGCCTGATAGCTTGAACGGAACATTTGAAAATAACCTATTCCAGTATGTCAGCATATACGGCATGGGGAAAAATTCACTGGTTCAATTCGCGCCTACTTTTGTTCGAAATACTGTACGTCATTCTTCTCCTCGTGGTTTATTTAAATCCACCATAGACGGCGACTCTTCAGTTCGTGACCAAAGTTTTAACCGCTTGCAAAATTGGGGCTATTTACAGGTGCATGATGGTTCTGGTTTGCAAGTGGCAACAGATTATACCCAGCAAACCCAACGTACCCATAACTGGTTTTTATATGCCGCTAAATACGGTAGCCGCTGGGATGGTAAACCCGCTAATTTCTATGGTACTAACCATCATTCAGTGGGAATGAAAGTACGTGGCGCTTTTCAGGTGAAAGGCGATAGCCATGAAACCTACAACAACACCGCATTTAATGGTTTTGATGATAAAAACGATATTATTGTAGTCAGTGATATGACTTATGGCGGTAATAACAATTCCATAACTAAAAATAATGTCGCTGATACTATGGCGGGTGAACGAACAGGCGATACTACGCAATACCCTATGCCTGGCATCCACAGCCATAACTGGAACGGTTATGAAGAAACCGGCAGTGTTGAAGACTTATTGGTAGATCCAACTAATTTGGACTTTAGGCCTAAAGCAGGTTCTGCACTGGTTGACGCGGGAACCGTTATTTCAGGGATTACTGATGGCTATGTTGGTTCAGCGCCTGATATCGGCGCATACGAATATGGTGATGATGAATACTGGATACCAGGATATCAATCCGCACAGGCATCAACGCCAATACCTGCGGATGGTGCTACCAAACAATCAACCGATCGTGATTTAATCTTTTTGCCTGGCTATAAGGCCGATCAAACCAAGGTGTATTTAGGTACTGATGCAAATAACCTGAACCTGATTACCACCCGCACCAACCCGGATAAAAATATTGTAGTTGCTGGGCAAGACTTCACATTAACAGCCGATCAAATCTATTACTGGCGCGTAGATACCATTTTGGCTGATAGCTCTGTTGTAACAGGTGATGTTTGGTCGTTTACCGTTGATCCTTCAATCAATGAAACTGAACTGGCAACGGCTGATACCTTTGTAAATGCCGCACAGTCCACCACAGTCTACGGTGCTAATAATACTTTACGACTTTCAGGTACTAACTTCTTAGGTTATGTGAAATTTGATGTAGCAGCTCCAGCGGGTTATGAAGTTGCATCAGCAACATTGCGATTAAAAGCCGACGTTACAGACATTCCTGATACTTCTGTTTATGTTGTTACTGGCAGTTGGGATGAAGCCACGTTGACATGGGCAACAGATACCTTAACTTGGGGTCAACTGCTGGATTCTACAGCGCCAATTACTGCCAATAGCACGGTGGACTTTGATGTATCCGCTGCGGTTTCTGGTGATGGAACTTATACCTTTGGTTTGCAAACAACCAGCACGTTAGCTGCACTTAAGTATGTCACTAAAGAGGGCGGTAATTCACCTGAATTAATTCTGACATATCAGCCAATAAGCACAGCGCCTGTTACTTTATTGAGCGAAGATTTTGAAGATCAGGACCTTAGCGATTGGAGTACAACAGGCACAGTGACTGTTATTGCTGCCGCCGCAAGTAATAGTAGCTGGGGAACACGGGTTAAACAAACGGCGACCTTACGCAAGGCCATTAGTACAGTGGGCTATAGGGAAATTACCATTAGCTATGATCGCAAATCTAAAAATATGGATGCAGGTGAAGACTTTAGTATTCAGTGGACAACCAATGCAGGAGCTGGCAATTGGATAGACATCGAAGTAGTAACAGACGAAACCTTAACCTCGCAAACCTTTGTATTACCAGTTAACGCAGAAGATAATGCCGATTTTGAAATTCGATTCAGAACCAATGCTGATTTAACAGACGAGCGAGGAGATATAGACAATATTGTGATTACAGGTGTTGCAATGTAA
- a CDS encoding TonB-dependent receptor yields MTFKINYFNRTFSRNKLSLAISTAFILVTTHSVNAAEQDQEKVEDEVEVIEVTGFRSSASKQRDFKRFSENISDGIFAEDMGKMPDENIAEAMQRITGVGIDRVDGEGSTVTIRGVDPSLNQININGVTMTNGGDDNAVNFSTMSADMLSSIEVIKSPSAHHDEGSLGGTVNLKTFRPLELNERKASVSVQTKQNELADETDFAVKGSFADKFANDNFGIATSVFYDEQTVRTDFYNMYNWKVWPNVSATSHQTGENLGKVFAFDPTGFETGTKFNERVRYGGSLTLEYRLDEDNRLWSDLSYSMLTVDEDLYQTRLTALRKDNILDEESGTSFYASSAKAGGNILSRMRETDTETINLGLGYETVIADWVVTAKVGISRADESWPTNNRLNFGQVKESASANWLDENGNIQTVPTLEWNNEYGYFDPTKARLFQIYDDDRSVKDDLDSISIDLQRDVEFGAIHSIQLGAKYFERSKDRSQTIGNTPFTKDSDGNFVYLNDVGQDFPINDFFDGVLDNALEGWMVPDFDYVYNTYLPNGFDGPSDLINTYTIDTEATAVYIEFNYSAFDGKLIGDFGVRYVDTTSSSKGHQGANFPAATGGDSYVVPVDASSDYTNVLPSFNARYVINEDMLLRFSAAKVMARPTPTQIRPGVAIKATNPDNVTAAGGNPYLDPTEATQFDISWEWYFADSGLLSIAGFYKDIDTFIFDKIEEQSFDCPTGTTPENCALLVDVPTKMSDNGSGGEITGAEVSYQQDFTFLPGFLSDFGTIINYTYTDSEASFVDSEETNAEFYDGFPFLKTSKDTVNATLYWEKDGHSVRLAYNYRSDNLYQAVVLDSSIWTDSRESLDLSANFQLTQQLSLNMSANNLTDESDRRYATRTIGKNGLASEGNALTSGTPDWRTAYYANTGRIFRVGVTYKF; encoded by the coding sequence ATGACCTTTAAAATTAATTATTTCAATCGAACTTTTAGCAGGAACAAATTATCACTGGCAATTTCGACAGCTTTTATTTTAGTTACTACTCATTCTGTTAATGCTGCCGAACAAGATCAAGAAAAAGTGGAAGATGAAGTTGAAGTCATAGAAGTAACAGGTTTTAGAAGCAGTGCGAGTAAACAAAGAGATTTTAAACGTTTTTCTGAAAATATTTCCGACGGTATCTTTGCTGAAGACATGGGTAAAATGCCGGATGAAAACATTGCTGAAGCCATGCAGCGTATCACAGGTGTCGGAATTGACCGCGTTGATGGCGAAGGTTCTACCGTAACTATTCGTGGTGTTGATCCAAGTCTTAACCAAATCAATATTAATGGCGTGACCATGACCAATGGTGGCGACGATAATGCTGTAAATTTCAGTACGATGTCAGCTGATATGTTAAGTTCAATTGAAGTTATTAAAAGCCCCAGTGCTCATCATGATGAAGGTAGTCTTGGTGGAACAGTAAATTTAAAAACCTTTCGTCCACTCGAACTTAATGAGCGAAAAGCGTCTGTTTCAGTCCAAACTAAACAAAATGAACTAGCCGACGAAACTGATTTTGCAGTTAAAGGTTCTTTTGCAGACAAATTTGCTAATGATAACTTTGGTATTGCTACTTCTGTTTTTTATGACGAGCAAACTGTACGAACAGATTTTTACAATATGTACAACTGGAAAGTTTGGCCTAATGTTTCTGCAACCAGTCATCAAACTGGCGAAAACCTAGGCAAAGTCTTTGCTTTTGACCCAACTGGCTTCGAGACGGGTACCAAATTTAATGAGCGTGTTCGTTATGGTGGCTCGTTAACCTTAGAGTATCGCCTAGATGAAGACAATCGGCTTTGGTCTGATCTATCTTATAGTATGTTAACTGTTGATGAAGATTTGTACCAAACTCGATTAACTGCTTTGCGCAAAGATAATATTTTAGATGAAGAAAGTGGCACATCATTTTATGCGAGTAGCGCAAAAGCTGGTGGCAATATTTTATCTAGAATGCGTGAAACAGACACGGAAACGATTAACTTAGGCTTAGGTTATGAAACCGTTATTGCTGATTGGGTAGTAACGGCAAAAGTCGGTATTAGTAGAGCGGATGAATCATGGCCGACAAATAATCGTTTGAACTTTGGTCAAGTAAAAGAATCAGCCTCAGCTAACTGGCTAGATGAAAACGGCAATATTCAAACGGTGCCTACGCTTGAGTGGAATAACGAATATGGCTATTTTGATCCGACGAAAGCTCGCTTGTTCCAAATTTATGATGATGACCGTTCAGTTAAAGATGACTTAGACTCTATCAGCATAGATTTACAACGAGATGTTGAATTTGGTGCGATTCACTCAATTCAGTTAGGCGCAAAGTACTTTGAACGTAGTAAAGATAGAAGCCAAACCATAGGAAATACCCCATTTACTAAAGATAGTGACGGTAACTTCGTTTATTTAAATGATGTCGGTCAAGACTTCCCGATTAATGATTTCTTTGATGGGGTACTAGATAACGCTTTAGAAGGTTGGATGGTCCCTGATTTCGATTACGTCTATAACACCTATTTACCTAACGGTTTTGATGGACCAAGTGACTTAATTAATACGTATACGATAGATACTGAAGCTACTGCAGTTTATATTGAATTTAATTATTCTGCCTTTGATGGCAAATTAATTGGTGATTTTGGTGTTCGCTATGTAGATACAACATCGAGTTCAAAGGGGCACCAAGGCGCTAACTTCCCTGCAGCTACTGGTGGTGATAGTTATGTTGTTCCTGTCGATGCAAGCTCTGATTATACAAATGTGTTACCAAGCTTTAACGCTCGCTACGTAATAAATGAAGATATGCTATTACGCTTTAGTGCGGCAAAAGTAATGGCGCGTCCAACACCTACACAAATTAGACCAGGTGTGGCAATTAAAGCGACAAACCCTGACAATGTTACAGCTGCAGGTGGTAATCCTTATTTAGACCCAACAGAAGCAACGCAATTTGATATTTCTTGGGAATGGTATTTTGCCGATTCAGGCTTGCTGTCTATTGCTGGTTTTTATAAAGATATTGACACCTTTATTTTCGATAAAATAGAAGAGCAAAGTTTTGATTGTCCTACGGGTACAACACCAGAAAACTGTGCATTACTTGTTGATGTACCTACTAAAATGTCAGACAACGGTTCAGGTGGTGAAATCACAGGTGCAGAAGTTTCTTATCAACAAGACTTCACCTTTTTACCTGGTTTCTTAAGTGATTTTGGTACTATTATCAACTATACCTACACCGACAGTGAAGCAAGCTTTGTTGATTCTGAAGAAACCAATGCAGAATTCTACGATGGCTTCCCATTCTTAAAAACGTCTAAAGATACCGTTAATGCAACCTTGTACTGGGAAAAGGATGGTCACTCAGTGCGCTTAGCATATAACTATCGTTCAGATAACTTATATCAAGCTGTGGTACTAGACTCCTCAATTTGGACTGACTCTCGTGAGTCCCTTGATTTATCAGCTAATTTTCAGTTAACTCAGCAGCTTAGTCTTAATATGTCAGCGAATAATTTAACTGATGAGTCAGACCGCCGATACGCAACTCGTACTATTGGAAAAAATGGCTTAGCAAGTGAAGGTAACGCCTTAACTTCAGGAACACCTGATTGGCGTACAGCCTATTATGCTAATACCGGACGTATCTTCCGTGTAGGTGTTACCTATAAGTTCTAA